From Armatimonadota bacterium:
CATTCGTCGTTTGGGATTTGGATCGCCTCTTGACAGGGCGCGAGACTCGATCCTCCGCCGCGGGACAAAGTGGCTATGGTTGGGATACGTTCACCCCAATGTCGGAGCGCTGGCCGCGACGGCTTCCGGGATACTTCGCGTTCCGTTCGGCCGCTTTGCCCTGCTGTCCGCCGGTGCGGTAACATGCTGGGACGCGGCCTGGGGCGCAGCCGCATTCTTTGGCGCGGGGATTATCCTCCGGTTCCTGGACATGCGATGGCTAATCCCGTTTGTGATCGCATGGGTGATCTACGCTCTGGTTAGAGGAATGCGGAGAGGACGCGGCAAATACTAGGCCGGGTATATCTCCCCTGGGGAGAACAGACCACTGGATAGGTGATTACGATGCAGAGTGCTACATCAACCGCACTGTTGGACTTCCACCCGCACGTTGAGCGGCAGAGAGAATGGCTGTTCGAGGGCGTAAGTGATTTCCCAAGTGCATTGAAAGAAGTTGTGATAACCAACTACGGATCGCGGGTGGCCCGCGGTCACGGAAAGCCGCTCCTCGGTGAGTATGCGCCTTGGTTACTCGCGGATATGCTTCCTCTGAGCAACCGCCAGGTCGTTGCTGAAGTCGCATTGCCTTGGATGAACCTCTACGCGTACACGCTCTTTATTGACGATGTTCTCGACATCGACAAGAAGGCCGATGCAGTACCTCTCATGCTCGCCAGCCAACTTCTTCTGGAACGAGGGTTTACGCGCCTACATTCCCTCCTTCCTTCAGGCTGCAATGTCAGACTGCGGATCGACCAGTACTTTCTTGAAGCAGCGAATGCGGTTCTGATTGAGATGCAGGAGCACAGAGGTTTACTGAGAGGCTACAGCCCAGAAGAAGTCGACCGCTTGGGACGCAAGATCGCGTTCCTCAAGCTGTGCGCCGCGTGTTTGCTGGCGGCCGACGGGCACGGGGGGGAGGACCAGGCCGCGTTGCTCCTTCCGGTGGACGAATTGGCAACCGGCATGCAGCTGCTAGATGATATCGCGGACTGGGAGGAGGACTTAAAGGCGCACAGTTTCACTCCATTGCTTACGCAGACCCTATGCGATGTTGAGGCCAGATGGCCAGACTCCATCCGAAACCGAGGGAACTTCACCTCCGAGGAGGTTCTCGCGGCCATGGTAGTTACGGGGGCGCTAGAAAACCACATTGCCTTGGGCATTTCCTGGCTGGATAGGGTCGCGGCCACTCCCGGCCTCAGCCCTTCATCGCCTGCAGCTCATCTTCTCGGTGCGGTGATCGAGGAGCACAAGGCGGTACGCGACCAGGTGATAAGCGTAAGGTTGTCCTGCGAAGCCGTGCTCCAACAGGGCGGCGGCTTCGGCTCCCTTCTTCGGGATGAACCAGTGAGAC
This genomic window contains:
- a CDS encoding class 1 isoprenoid biosynthesis enzyme, coding for MQSATSTALLDFHPHVERQREWLFEGVSDFPSALKEVVITNYGSRVARGHGKPLLGEYAPWLLADMLPLSNRQVVAEVALPWMNLYAYTLFIDDVLDIDKKADAVPLMLASQLLLERGFTRLHSLLPSGCNVRLRIDQYFLEAANAVLIEMQEHRGLLRGYSPEEVDRLGRKIAFLKLCAACLLAADGHGGEDQAALLLPVDELATGMQLLDDIADWEEDLKAHSFTPLLTQTLCDVEARWPDSIRNRGNFTSEEVLAAMVVTGALENHIALGISWLDRVAATPGLSPSSPAAHLLGAVIEEHKAVRDQVISVRLSCEAVLQQGGGFGSLLRDEPVRRRVEMVSTQLQIVAQNS